From the genome of Candidatus Dependentiae bacterium, one region includes:
- the cmk gene encoding (d)CMP kinase — protein sequence MIITIDGPSVSGKSSVAQIIAKNLGFYYIYSGLLYRAVAYILVEKFKIVPQLFSSLTLADLGFVAEIKYLYENGSPKIIYKGEDITSLLKNPIVDQLTSKVSTNPAIRDVLNALMRNIAKEHDVIADGRDCGTVIFPGADYKFFLTASLEVRALRKSAGDKISLQEANSSLSERDGRDQSRSVAPLIIPKDAVVIDNSDLNIEETVEKFLSYLKH from the coding sequence ATGATTATTACGATTGATGGACCCTCTGTAAGTGGCAAAAGCTCTGTAGCGCAAATTATTGCAAAAAATCTTGGTTTTTATTACATCTATTCCGGTTTGCTTTATCGCGCAGTTGCTTACATTTTGGTTGAAAAGTTTAAAATTGTTCCACAGCTTTTTTCCAGTTTGACTTTGGCAGATCTTGGTTTTGTGGCAGAAATAAAATATTTATATGAAAATGGATCACCCAAAATAATTTATAAAGGAGAAGATATTACTTCTTTGTTGAAAAATCCGATTGTTGATCAGTTGACGTCAAAAGTTAGTACGAACCCAGCCATTCGCGATGTGTTAAATGCGCTTATGCGAAATATTGCAAAAGAGCATGACGTGATTGCAGATGGAAGAGATTGTGGAACGGTTATTTTCCCAGGAGCTGATTACAAATTTTTTCTGACAGCGTCGCTTGAGGTTCGAGCTTTGCGCAAAAGCGCCGGCGACAAAATAAGTTTGCAAGAAGCCAATTCTAGTTTGAGTGAGCGCGACGGCAGAGATCAATCACGCTCTGTGGCACCGTTAATAATTCCAAAAGATGCAGTCGTAATCGATAATTCAGATTTGAACATCGAAGAAACTGTAGAAAAATTTTTGAGTTATCTAAAACACTAA
- a CDS encoding threonine--tRNA ligase, with protein sequence MEKRENEKLYNLRHSAAHLAAQAVLELYPTTKLTIGPVKDEGFFYDFKMDKTLSEEDLPIIEQKMHELAKQDFKIVGKEISKEEAKKLFKDNPYKLEIINDVEDPISIYTQGNFVDLCKGGHVNSTSEIKYFKLTAVSGSYWRADKTKDALQRIYGIAFETQNDLEKYLQRLEDAKLYDHRKIGKQLDLFSFHDEAAGFPFFHDKGLRIYNKLIEFSRYLQSTDYSEVKTPLIMNEKLWKISGHYDNYKNNMYFTTIDEEANCIKPMNCPGGIMVYNEKPHSYRELPLRMAEFGFVHRHELSGVLHGLFRVRGFTQDDAHIFCTEAQLLQEVEGVINFARKLYGKFGFEKVKMAIATRPEKSIGTKEGWDFATEALKKALTNQGYEFRIKEGEGAFYGPKVEMLIEDAMGRDWQCGTVQIDFFLPQNFKQEYIDSDQSRKVPVMIHRAIYGSLERFMGIVLEHYKGKLPFWLSPVQVRILTITQDQQAYGKEIFEQLSKNGIYVELDDSNDKISAKVRDAQLAKIPWMFVVGKKEQESKTITLRHSDGQQEADLTLDALIARAKELMKF encoded by the coding sequence ATGGAAAAAAGAGAAAATGAAAAACTATACAATCTTCGCCATTCCGCAGCCCATCTAGCAGCTCAAGCTGTTTTAGAGCTCTATCCAACTACTAAACTCACTATCGGGCCTGTCAAGGATGAAGGCTTTTTCTACGATTTTAAAATGGACAAAACATTGAGCGAAGAAGATTTGCCAATTATTGAACAAAAAATGCATGAACTTGCAAAACAAGATTTTAAAATTGTCGGAAAAGAAATCTCAAAAGAAGAAGCAAAAAAACTTTTCAAAGATAATCCATATAAACTTGAAATAATAAATGATGTCGAAGATCCGATCTCAATTTATACACAAGGAAATTTTGTCGATCTTTGCAAGGGTGGACATGTTAACTCCACGAGTGAAATCAAGTATTTCAAATTAACAGCTGTTTCTGGTTCCTACTGGCGCGCAGACAAAACCAAAGACGCACTGCAGCGAATTTATGGTATTGCATTTGAAACTCAAAATGATCTTGAAAAATATTTGCAAAGACTTGAAGATGCAAAACTTTATGACCATCGCAAAATAGGAAAACAACTTGATCTGTTCTCATTTCATGATGAAGCTGCAGGCTTTCCATTTTTCCACGATAAAGGTTTGCGAATTTACAATAAATTGATCGAATTTTCCCGTTATCTTCAAAGTACAGATTATAGCGAAGTAAAAACTCCATTAATCATGAATGAAAAGCTTTGGAAAATATCAGGACATTACGACAATTACAAAAATAATATGTATTTTACAACAATTGATGAAGAAGCAAACTGCATAAAACCTATGAACTGTCCAGGCGGAATAATGGTGTACAATGAAAAGCCGCACTCGTACAGAGAGTTACCACTTCGCATGGCAGAGTTTGGTTTTGTTCACCGTCATGAGCTGTCAGGAGTTTTACATGGTTTGTTTAGAGTTCGTGGTTTTACACAGGACGATGCACATATATTTTGCACAGAAGCACAATTGCTGCAAGAAGTTGAAGGCGTAATAAATTTTGCAAGAAAACTGTACGGCAAATTTGGTTTTGAAAAAGTGAAAATGGCGATTGCTACAAGACCTGAAAAATCAATCGGAACCAAAGAAGGTTGGGATTTTGCAACAGAAGCTCTCAAAAAAGCCCTCACAAATCAAGGTTACGAATTTAGGATCAAAGAGGGTGAAGGTGCTTTCTACGGTCCAAAAGTTGAAATGCTGATTGAAGATGCAATGGGCAGAGATTGGCAGTGTGGTACGGTTCAGATCGATTTCTTCTTACCTCAAAACTTCAAGCAAGAGTACATTGATTCTGATCAAAGTAGAAAAGTTCCAGTTATGATTCACCGTGCAATTTATGGTTCTCTTGAACGCTTCATGGGAATTGTTTTAGAACATTACAAAGGTAAATTGCCATTTTGGCTTTCACCGGTTCAAGTTCGAATTTTAACAATTACTCAAGATCAACAAGCATATGGCAAAGAGATCTTTGAGCAACTTAGCAAAAACGGAATTTATGTAGAACTTGATGATTCAAACGACAAAATATCTGCGAAAGTTCGTGATGCACAGTTAGCCAAAATTCCATGGATGTTTGTTGTGGGTAAAAAAGAACAAGAAAGCAAAACAATTACTCTGCGACATTCAGATGGACAGCAAGAAGCAGATTTAACTCTTGATGCTTTGATCGCTCGGGCAAAAGAACTTATGAAGTTTTAA
- a CDS encoding GNAT family N-acetyltransferase, giving the protein MEIRKSRKEDIEKIFELYKRVAAIEGGLARTKDEITKEYVEGFLSKSWESGLSLVACDGGKIVAEFHGYASPLKVFSHVMADLTIIVDPTCQGQGLGTAIFTRFLELIKSDFPHILKVELVHRESNSRSAHLYKKLGFVNEGRFVKKIRNVNGGFEDDILMGWFNPNYKD; this is encoded by the coding sequence ATGGAAATACGAAAATCTAGAAAAGAAGATATTGAAAAAATATTTGAGCTTTATAAAAGAGTCGCTGCAATCGAAGGTGGTCTTGCAAGAACAAAAGACGAAATAACTAAAGAATATGTAGAAGGCTTTTTATCCAAATCTTGGGAAAGTGGCTTATCTTTGGTTGCTTGTGATGGAGGCAAAATTGTCGCTGAGTTTCATGGATATGCTTCACCTTTAAAAGTGTTTTCTCATGTTATGGCAGATTTGACAATTATTGTTGATCCAACTTGTCAAGGGCAAGGATTAGGAACTGCAATTTTTACACGATTTCTTGAACTTATAAAAAGTGATTTTCCACATATCTTGAAAGTTGAATTAGTGCATAGAGAATCAAATAGCAGAAGTGCGCATCTTTATAAAAAGTTAGGTTTTGTAAATGAAGGTCGATTTGTAAAAAAAATTAGAAATGTTAACGGCGGTTTTGAAGATGATATTTTAATGGGTTGGTTTAATCCGAACTATAAAGATTGA
- a CDS encoding endonuclease III, producing the protein MLKQKTENFAPTLIEQVKKEFGKDACLILIATLLSLRSRDSATLEVCRKLFKVIRSPQEMLKLSCEDLQFLIHSIGFYKNKSKTILNVSKVIIEKFDGKVPNDFDALIAIKGIGSKTANLVLAEAFDIPTICVDVHVHRISNRLGIIKTKTTAETEKALQKIISKKDWSNWNNLLVKWGQNICTPISPFCSKCAIKQYCKQVGVKKFR; encoded by the coding sequence ATTCTCAAACAAAAGACGGAAAACTTCGCGCCCACTTTAATCGAGCAAGTCAAAAAAGAGTTCGGCAAAGACGCTTGCTTAATTCTAATTGCAACTTTATTAAGTCTGAGATCAAGAGATAGTGCAACTTTAGAAGTTTGTAGAAAATTGTTTAAAGTCATAAGATCCCCGCAGGAAATGTTAAAACTTTCTTGCGAGGATCTTCAATTTTTGATTCATTCAATTGGGTTTTATAAAAATAAATCCAAAACAATTTTAAATGTATCCAAAGTAATAATCGAAAAATTCGACGGCAAAGTTCCAAACGATTTCGATGCTTTGATAGCCATCAAAGGTATTGGCTCAAAAACAGCAAATTTAGTTCTCGCAGAAGCTTTCGATATTCCCACAATCTGCGTTGATGTTCATGTTCACCGCATTTCAAATCGGCTTGGAATCATCAAAACCAAAACGACCGCAGAAACAGAAAAAGCACTTCAAAAAATTATATCCAAAAAAGACTGGTCGAATTGGAATAATCTGCTAGTAAAATGGGGACAAAATATCTGCACACCAATTTCACCATTCTGCTCCAAATGTGCAATTAAACAATATTGCAAACAAGTCGGCGTTAAAAAATTCCGATAA
- a CDS encoding tyrosine recombinase XerD, which produces MRVWKYRDFFNLKGVVMIRDEFKNKLTDWFTFLEVERGVAQNTIRAYKSDMDQFSMFWDEIAKKEPIIADATNQIIKRFIISLFYKKISKASLCRKLSAFRSFQQYCKKQGISFVLDCKSPKKDKKLPIVLSVDEIFYLLDSNDLEKVDSSFPFRNKALLELTYATGARCSEIVHIKMQDINWSEKVIKVLGKGSKERFVLFGSKAQNAIEKYIEEERVFLQSKKKSDYLFLNCHGERLNTRSVQRIFEKFRQFLKIERKFTPHKLRHSFATHLLNQGVDLRLIKDLLGHAYLSTTEIYTHVSSAELSKMCDEKHPLNNFGSLIKKTES; this is translated from the coding sequence ATGAGAGTTTGGAAGTATAGGGATTTTTTCAATTTAAAGGGTGTAGTGATGATAAGGGATGAGTTTAAAAATAAGTTAACTGATTGGTTTACTTTTTTAGAAGTTGAGCGAGGAGTTGCGCAAAATACTATTCGAGCTTACAAGAGTGATATGGATCAATTCAGTATGTTTTGGGATGAAATTGCTAAGAAAGAACCGATTATAGCGGATGCAACTAATCAAATAATTAAACGATTTATTATTTCTCTTTTTTATAAAAAAATATCAAAAGCTAGTCTTTGTCGTAAGCTTTCGGCATTTCGTTCTTTTCAGCAATATTGCAAGAAGCAGGGAATTAGTTTTGTGCTGGATTGTAAATCGCCCAAAAAGGATAAAAAATTACCTATAGTTTTGTCGGTTGATGAAATTTTTTATTTGCTTGATAGTAATGATCTTGAAAAAGTTGATTCATCTTTTCCTTTTCGCAATAAAGCATTACTTGAGCTTACATATGCAACAGGCGCTAGATGCTCGGAAATTGTGCATATAAAAATGCAAGATATTAATTGGAGTGAAAAGGTTATAAAAGTTTTGGGCAAGGGGAGTAAAGAACGATTTGTTTTGTTTGGATCAAAAGCACAAAATGCTATTGAAAAATATATTGAAGAAGAAAGAGTTTTTTTGCAAAGTAAGAAAAAAAGTGATTATTTATTTTTGAACTGTCACGGTGAGCGGTTAAATACGCGTTCAGTTCAAAGAATTTTTGAAAAATTTAGACAATTTTTGAAAATTGAGCGAAAATTTACTCCTCATAAACTGCGACATTCTTTTGCCACACATCTTTTAAATCAAGGAGTAGATTTGCGTTTAATAAAAGATCTTTTAGGCCATGCGTATCTTTCAACAACTGAAATTTATACACATGTTTCTTCTGCCGAACTTTCTAAAATGTGCGATGAAAAACATCCTTTAAATAACTTTGGCAGCTTAATAAAGAAAACAGAAAGTTAA
- a CDS encoding D,D-heptose 1,7-bisphosphate phosphatase, which produces MNNKAAFFDRDGTIIKDVNYLSSLDQIEIIIPAVKLCKMLQNAGYLIFVVTNQSGIARGTFDESFVEATHCKIKELFEKEGVFIQKFYYCPHHTEFATIEKYKKDCFCRKPNPGMLLEACKEFNLDMKNSFMFGDKLIDVQAGNAAGCKSLLIQNIFDSKIEKIEDLHSL; this is translated from the coding sequence ATGAATAACAAAGCAGCATTTTTTGATAGAGATGGAACAATTATAAAAGATGTTAACTATCTTTCATCACTCGATCAGATTGAGATTATTATTCCTGCTGTAAAACTTTGTAAAATGTTGCAAAATGCAGGATATTTGATATTTGTTGTTACAAATCAATCTGGAATTGCGCGTGGAACTTTTGACGAAAGTTTTGTTGAAGCAACTCATTGTAAAATCAAAGAATTATTTGAAAAAGAGGGTGTTTTTATCCAAAAATTTTATTATTGTCCTCATCACACAGAATTTGCCACAATAGAAAAATATAAAAAAGATTGTTTTTGTAGAAAACCAAATCCTGGAATGCTGCTTGAAGCTTGTAAGGAATTTAATCTTGATATGAAAAATTCTTTTATGTTCGGTGATAAATTAATAGATGTTCAAGCTGGAAATGCAGCAGGATGTAAAAGTTTATTGATTCAAAATATATTTGATTCAAAGATTGAAAAAATTGAAGATTTACATTCTTTATAA
- a CDS encoding GNAT family N-acetyltransferase encodes MNNPLQISRIRNTSKFSIVDFNRLLDEGKVWDSEQGKRFIGSDDNALFIAFWEGKAAGFLTAHRLQRFDKRKAEVLLYEVGVHQNYRRRGIGKALIEEVKKWATEVGADKVWVLTEKGNEAAMAMYRSAGGIEEAPGTIMWVYKLNPKTD; translated from the coding sequence ATGAATAATCCTCTACAAATTTCGAGAATCAGAAATACAAGTAAATTTTCGATAGTAGACTTTAATCGCCTATTGGATGAAGGTAAGGTATGGGATAGTGAGCAGGGAAAAAGATTTATTGGAAGCGACGATAATGCTCTATTTATCGCCTTTTGGGAAGGAAAAGCAGCCGGTTTTTTAACGGCGCATAGATTACAACGATTTGATAAAAGAAAAGCAGAGGTTTTGCTTTATGAGGTAGGTGTTCACCAAAACTACAGAAGACGTGGGATTGGAAAAGCCCTTATCGAAGAAGTTAAAAAATGGGCAACAGAGGTGGGGGCAGACAAAGTATGGGTATTGACTGAGAAAGGCAATGAAGCAGCGATGGCTATGTATAGATCGGCGGGCGGAATAGAAGAAGCGCCAGGAACCATCATGTGGGTCTACAAACTAAATCCCAAAACTGATTAA
- a CDS encoding GNAT family N-acetyltransferase translates to MEITIDFLKNYPQHISSLTKIAREELGPTWSPDEKQLRQYLNIDLLPLTLVALDNSAPVGMCSLTQTKGLRPDLTPWLGPLVVDKRYQRCGIGSQLIEVIKQKARILGFEKLYLCTHDPELATRYYQRRGWSIIGVDEWKGYSVTVMEINLGEKKG, encoded by the coding sequence ATGGAAATAACGATCGACTTTCTTAAAAATTATCCGCAGCACATTTCTAGCCTTACAAAAATTGCGCGTGAGGAGCTTGGACCAACCTGGTCCCCGGACGAAAAACAATTACGCCAGTACCTGAATATCGATTTGTTACCTTTAACACTTGTTGCCCTTGATAACAGCGCGCCTGTTGGCATGTGTTCATTGACCCAAACGAAGGGACTTCGCCCTGATCTTACCCCGTGGCTAGGGCCACTTGTTGTTGATAAACGATACCAAAGATGCGGAATCGGGAGCCAACTGATCGAGGTGATTAAACAAAAGGCCCGCATACTCGGTTTTGAAAAGCTTTATCTTTGTACACACGACCCGGAGCTTGCGACCCGATATTATCAACGGCGAGGTTGGAGCATCATCGGCGTCGACGAATGGAAGGGGTATTCTGTTACCGTAATGGAAATCAATCTGGGCGAAAAAAAAGGATAA
- a CDS encoding NAD(P)-dependent oxidoreductase, whose translation MKMKKILITGTSGRIGSALASFLKNSYQVIGIDLNRGPFTTHCLDIADKKGIFHLTKGVDAIVHLAALLPQHINVYSDEDFWRTNVDGTENLLDACLKYNIKRFVFTSTTSIYGNAMVLPHQAVWVTEDLLPQPRDIYDETKLAAEALCKNASGASLSCISLRMSRCFPEEDRLMAIYRLYRGVDIRDVVLGHVLALESSIKGYEFFNITSQTPFQQNDLQELHGKADDVISRYHPWAKKAFEVKGWILPFIIDRVYVAEKAKKILGYTALYNFREIMDFSEAPKSQK comes from the coding sequence ATGAAAATGAAAAAAATTTTGATAACAGGAACATCCGGGCGAATTGGATCAGCCCTAGCCTCTTTTTTGAAAAACAGCTATCAAGTAATCGGGATAGATCTCAATCGGGGACCTTTTACCACGCATTGCTTGGACATTGCAGACAAAAAGGGAATTTTCCATTTGACAAAAGGCGTTGATGCGATCGTGCATTTAGCTGCTCTTCTTCCTCAACATATCAATGTTTACAGTGATGAAGATTTTTGGAGGACAAATGTTGATGGCACAGAAAATTTATTGGACGCTTGTCTTAAATACAATATAAAACGTTTTGTTTTTACTAGTACCACATCAATCTATGGCAATGCCATGGTTTTGCCTCATCAAGCTGTTTGGGTTACAGAAGACCTTTTGCCTCAACCAAGAGATATTTACGACGAAACCAAATTAGCAGCAGAAGCTTTGTGTAAGAATGCAAGTGGTGCATCCTTATCGTGCATTAGTTTACGAATGTCGAGATGTTTTCCTGAAGAGGATCGGTTGATGGCTATTTATCGACTTTATCGTGGAGTTGATATCCGTGATGTTGTATTAGGGCATGTGCTTGCCTTAGAATCATCAATCAAAGGGTACGAGTTTTTTAATATCACTTCACAAACACCATTCCAGCAAAACGACTTGCAAGAACTTCATGGAAAAGCAGATGACGTAATTTCAAGGTACCATCCTTGGGCTAAAAAGGCCTTTGAGGTAAAGGGCTGGATACTTCCCTTCATCATAGATAGGGTATATGTGGCAGAGAAGGCAAAAAAAATATTAGGGTACACTGCTTTGTACAACTTTCGAGAGATTATGGATTTCTCCGAGGCTCCTAAGTCCCAGAAATGA
- the murI gene encoding glutamate racemase, protein MKKSQPIGIFDSGVGGLGIFQKIAEPLPNEDLIYIGDNKNCPYGEKTVEELQQITTKLLNFLVTNHDIKIAVIACNTASTTCLDYLRERFTIPIIGVVPTVKPACEITKTKQVAILGTSRTVNSAYQKKLIEQFATGKGINVLGIACPDLVSLVESGQLEGPEVEEKLREYLALAIRNQADVVGLSCTHFPFLKQQIKKLLPKEVIILDSNEAVAKQVVRILSTLPPEMIAATDHKPNYTVYATKNLDIFKKTAKKLIGSGDSSKLCDCIDWTSLEI, encoded by the coding sequence ATGAAAAAATCACAACCAATAGGTATTTTTGATTCAGGTGTTGGTGGCTTAGGTATATTTCAAAAAATTGCAGAGCCGTTACCAAACGAAGATTTAATCTACATTGGAGATAATAAAAATTGTCCTTATGGTGAAAAAACAGTCGAAGAGTTGCAACAAATCACTACCAAACTTCTTAATTTTTTAGTTACCAATCACGATATTAAAATTGCTGTCATTGCATGCAACACAGCAAGTACTACATGCCTAGATTATTTGCGAGAACGTTTTACGATCCCAATTATAGGTGTTGTTCCAACCGTAAAACCTGCATGTGAAATTACTAAAACAAAACAAGTCGCAATATTAGGAACATCAAGAACTGTTAATAGCGCTTATCAAAAAAAACTGATTGAACAATTTGCCACGGGTAAAGGAATTAATGTTTTAGGCATAGCATGCCCAGATTTAGTTTCACTTGTAGAGTCAGGTCAACTAGAAGGTCCAGAAGTTGAAGAAAAATTACGTGAATATCTTGCTCTCGCAATTCGCAATCAAGCGGATGTTGTTGGACTTAGTTGCACACATTTTCCATTTTTAAAGCAGCAGATTAAAAAACTTTTACCAAAAGAGGTTATAATTTTAGATTCAAATGAAGCGGTTGCTAAACAAGTTGTACGCATTTTATCTACCCTACCTCCTGAAATGATTGCAGCCACCGACCATAAGCCTAACTATACAGTTTACGCAACAAAGAATCTTGATATATTTAAAAAAACAGCAAAAAAATTAATTGGTAGCGGCGATTCTTCTAAACTGTGTGATTGCATTGATTGGACATCATTAGAAATCTAA
- a CDS encoding AAA family ATPase: protein MFKRDIEATLIRYAKFPVITILGPRQSGKTTLAKKTFKKYAYTSLEDPATRDLAQNDPHKFFQAYENKHGIIIDEFQRVPDILSYIQLEVDEKKRPGYFVLTGSQNFLMNQAITQSLAGRSGILILLPLSINELQKNKLLTKNNINEIIFKGGYPQIYAEDFPPQDAYPSYIQSYVERDVRQLTNVGDLRSFQKFIQLCAGRVGQLLNLSELGGVCGISATTAERWLAILEASYVLYTLRPYHQNFNKRLTKSPKIYFYDTGLVCSLLEINSPETLAFHPLRGNIFENFIISDIYKQYFNTGQRPPVYFWRDLNGRLEVDCIIETASTLFPIEIKSGETIASDYFTNLKEWDEITNISPDHNYVIYGGKLKQSRTSGNIIGWKEAGNLIKQLQK from the coding sequence ATGTTCAAAAGAGACATTGAAGCGACACTTATTCGATACGCCAAATTCCCTGTAATTACTATTTTAGGGCCAAGACAATCAGGAAAAACTACCCTAGCAAAAAAAACATTTAAAAAATATGCATATACCTCATTAGAAGACCCCGCAACAAGAGACCTAGCGCAAAACGATCCGCATAAATTTTTTCAGGCCTATGAAAATAAACACGGTATAATAATCGACGAATTCCAAAGAGTTCCAGACATTCTCTCATACATACAATTAGAAGTAGATGAAAAAAAGAGACCCGGTTATTTTGTTTTAACAGGATCTCAAAATTTCTTAATGAACCAAGCAATCACTCAATCGCTTGCTGGAAGATCTGGCATTTTAATCCTTTTACCTTTATCCATCAATGAACTCCAAAAAAATAAACTCCTCACTAAAAATAATATTAATGAAATTATATTTAAAGGTGGGTATCCACAGATTTATGCCGAAGATTTTCCACCACAAGATGCTTATCCTTCATATATACAATCTTACGTTGAACGAGATGTTCGCCAACTTACAAATGTAGGAGATCTACGATCTTTTCAAAAATTTATACAATTATGCGCAGGCCGAGTTGGCCAGCTTCTTAATCTTTCTGAATTAGGAGGGGTATGTGGCATTAGTGCAACTACAGCAGAACGTTGGCTTGCAATTCTCGAAGCTAGTTACGTTTTATACACTCTACGACCATATCATCAAAATTTTAACAAACGGCTCACAAAATCTCCTAAAATTTATTTCTATGATACAGGTTTAGTCTGCTCATTATTGGAAATCAATTCACCTGAAACTTTAGCCTTTCATCCACTCCGTGGAAATATTTTTGAAAATTTTATAATTTCCGACATTTACAAACAATATTTCAACACAGGTCAACGTCCCCCTGTATATTTTTGGAGAGACCTCAACGGTAGACTTGAAGTTGATTGTATTATAGAAACAGCATCAACCCTTTTCCCCATAGAAATTAAATCGGGAGAAACCATAGCTTCAGATTATTTTACAAACTTAAAGGAATGGGATGAAATTACAAACATAAGTCCCGACCACAATTATGTTATTTATGGTGGAAAATTAAAACAATCAAGAACTTCTGGAAACATTATTGGTTGGAAAGAAGCAGGGAATTTAATCAAGCAACTACAAAAATAA
- a CDS encoding cell filamentation protein Fic has product MMSRSGKYVMQPTGYKVFIPTSLPPHPAIKIDESLQLLLSEATLSLARLDGMAYTLPNTDLFITMYIKKEALLSAQIEGTQASLEDIFEFEKGGALENVNDVVEVVNYIKALHYGMDRLNTLPMSLKLIKELHTILLKGVRGATKTPGEFKKTQNWIGAPGFTLNMASYVPPSPAEALKAMGELELYMHKKTVLPELINCALIHYQFETIHPFLDGNGRLGRLLITFYLYWKDILKKPLLYLSYYLKKNRREYYDRLSLVRDKGDYEQWISFFLTGVIQTCQDAIESIKQILLLRETHQILLYKKRISSPIAIMFLDKLFYTPLMGVGDVQKEFKLSHQSASNLVSQFEKLGILKEVTGKKRGRQFIYTKYVALLSEGTKPI; this is encoded by the coding sequence TTGATGAGCAGAAGTGGTAAATATGTAATGCAGCCTACTGGGTATAAGGTGTTTATTCCAACATCTTTGCCGCCGCATCCTGCAATTAAAATTGATGAAAGTTTACAACTATTGTTGTCTGAAGCTACTTTGTCATTGGCGCGGCTTGATGGTATGGCTTATACGCTGCCAAATACAGATCTTTTTATTACTATGTATATAAAAAAGGAAGCTCTTCTTAGTGCGCAAATTGAAGGTACTCAAGCTTCGCTTGAAGATATTTTTGAATTTGAAAAAGGAGGGGCGCTTGAAAATGTTAACGATGTTGTTGAAGTCGTAAACTATATCAAAGCTCTTCATTATGGTATGGACCGGCTTAATACATTGCCGATGAGTCTTAAGCTTATTAAAGAGTTACATACAATTTTACTTAAAGGTGTTCGGGGAGCGACAAAAACGCCTGGAGAATTTAAAAAAACACAAAATTGGATAGGTGCACCTGGCTTTACATTGAATATGGCCAGTTATGTTCCACCATCACCTGCCGAAGCATTAAAGGCTATGGGAGAACTTGAATTATACATGCATAAAAAAACAGTGCTCCCGGAGCTCATCAATTGCGCATTAATTCACTATCAGTTTGAAACAATTCACCCATTTTTAGATGGTAATGGTCGCCTTGGCAGGTTGCTGATCACTTTTTATCTTTATTGGAAAGATATTCTTAAAAAGCCACTTTTGTATCTAAGTTATTATTTGAAAAAAAATCGTCGAGAGTATTATGACCGTCTTTCTCTTGTTCGTGATAAGGGTGATTACGAGCAATGGATTTCATTTTTTTTGACTGGTGTTATTCAAACTTGTCAAGACGCCATCGAAAGTATTAAGCAAATATTGTTGCTCCGTGAGACGCATCAAATATTGCTTTATAAAAAAAGGATTTCATCGCCGATTGCGATAATGTTTTTGGATAAACTTTTTTATACGCCGTTGATGGGGGTAGGGGACGTGCAAAAAGAATTTAAGCTTTCCCATCAATCGGCATCTAATTTGGTAAGTCAGTTTGAGAAATTAGGCATTCTTAAAGAAGTAACTGGTAAAAAGCGTGGAAGACAATTTATATATACGAAATACGTTGCGCTGCTTAGTGAGGGAACAAAACCTATTTGA